The sequence CAAAACCCTACAACCTCTGTACCTATATATTCTTTGCTGTACACTTCATGTGATAATAAGAAAAGATCTCATCTTCTATAATAGGTACCATGATTTGGTTCTACACATGTGATAGTTGTTGTGTCACATTCCATATTGAATGTGTTCTCGGCGACTTTTCACGTTTCATGCCCGGAAGGATAGTCAAATTTGAGGAGTGGAGAATCAAAACGATGCAAACCAGTCCTGGTTTCTTACCACGTTGTTATGTTTGTCATACTCGACGTGCAGTTCCATTCGTTTTAAACGTTTTTTATCCCAAGAAAAATGTATTCATTTGTTCTTTAGAATGTTATTCAGAACCTCATTACGTGAAGATTTGTATTAAATGCATAATGTAATCCTttcataagtatatattatttgttgCCTCCAAGACAAGCAGATTGATTGTGATTAAACTTTCAATCTTTTCTTCATTAATAAATAGAAGCCACAGAGGAGGAGAAATAGAATCAAAAGGGAGAAACCGAACACAATATAAACATTCAAACTATGATCTTCTTTGTCTTGTTTGCTTTTCTTCTCCATCATCTCTATGTCACTCTTCGTCACCTTCCTCATTTTCACCGTTCTGTCATCGTGACGAACAGTTGGATCGTAGCCGTGCTCGCGGCAGATCACTTGCCAGAACTTGGCACCGGTCTGATCACCGTACGGGCCACCCTTGGTCTCACTCATGTTCCTGTCAATAGATACGAAGCTTTGTATCTAGGGTTTTTGGAAATGATGAATCCTTTGATATCTATGGAAtcgaataaataaaatagtgtggttttttagattttttcgtgaACCCATTTCTTACCACTTGGGCTTACTGAACCGAATAACTAAACAAAACGGGCCCATAAATTTTGTGTAAACCGGTCCGGTCCACAACGGGAGAGACACGTGTCAGTCGAAGAAACTGATTCAAAATCGTTTTCCTTATAGTTCCTCGGATCGAAGCGAAGCATAACGGAGAGATCTCTCTTGCCCTCAAAAATGGTAACTCCAGATCCGTCCAAGTGTTCTCCATCACCTCAAATttgatcactttttttttcacttACGTTACGATCTCCGTTTTAATGTTGTTGTTTTAGGCGGCGAAAGCGATTGCGAGTATATCTCCAAAGGCAGGCTTATTACTACTACCATTtacatctccagcttcttcttcttggtcgtTTTTTAGTATTGTCGTTACCAAAACCTTCGAACCCGAAGTCAGAAGGAGGAGAGTCCATGTCCTGAAAGTAGATATTTCCATTAAAGGGGATCCAGATTTGACGgatgttttttttggtttgaaaaGTGTTTGACTTTATGTTTAGATGTGAAATCAAACTTGAAAGCTCCCAAGTGTTTGAATTTCGATGGTTCTGGTTTCAGACgtttatataaaaaaggttTATTTGTCTGCCGAAAGAGAAGATTGCAGAGACGAAGGAAGCGTGTGAACGCGGTGAGGGGATGGGTTTGACGGTgacttgactttttttttttttttttttagtttttcaaaaaataaactcatgtaaagacaaaaagaaaaacatgtttGATTTAGGCGTTATAACTATATCAGACGATcattagagcatgtttattgcaggtctcttaggtcggatctcttatcgtaatataagatacgatctcttaacttttaactaaaaaaagctaagagacgtctcttatatctcttattaaGAGACgtttcttatatctcttattaagagacgtctcttagagaccgtatcttatattacgctaagagATCCAATTTAAGAGATctacaataaacatgctcttaacCCTATAACCTCATTTTGGTTTCTTAATAActtgtttaataataaaaattagttaaaaactTTAGTTAAGAAACACTTAGTTTTTATGCTCCATTGAGAGTTTTTAATTaaggattcttaaaaaaaattaaacattgttttattaaaatttaaaattaattttatttataaattaaaattggtttacaaaactaaaaccagaaaaaaacttaaacccTAAGCTAAACCATAAAGTTGATTTGCTCGACGAGGTTTGGCAATGAGCAAAGCATGAGTTTATGAACAAACCGTTCTGTCTAGACATTGAGAAGCCCTTAACTACTCTCAGCATCTGATCCCTGAAACCTTGCAAGAACCGCATTTGACCAGGTGTGCACTTCCATGGTTGAGTCTACAGTCATGCCAAAACCCACTAGGATCTGCTGATGTTGGAGCTATGCTGCTTTGTATCTGATTATAACAAAACTTGTAATGTGAGCATAACCATCAAAGGACCAATACCTAAGCAATTGTAATGCTCCTTACCTGCCATGTATCATATGCAGCGTTGACAATGAAAAGTGGAGTTTTCATCTGACTGATCAGATTGTCTGGGAAGAAACACTGCAAAGAACAAAAAGGGAGTTTCATAAACTACTACAACAAGACTTGGATTCATTTTGCAACAATCATCAGGAAGAGAGAATGTACTACCGAAGTTGGATCAAGATGGTTTGTGCACAGACGAGGCAGGTTGTTTTTCACACTCTGAAACTCTACTATACCATTGTATAAGTTCCTGATTGTTTGTCAGAAACCAAACCAGTTAATCACAGGAATAGTTTTTTACAAGACTTGGAGTTAGAGAGAAATAAAACTTGTCCAAGAACAAGCCTGCGTCACTTAAGCACTTGACTTTGGTGGAACCAGGGAACAAGTTCCTGAACTCATCGTAACGTAGGATAGCTGCTAAACCACCACCTGAGCATCCAGAGAGAAGTGCCTGACACAACATTAACAGTTCATAAGAAACTACTCTTAGTCTTTGATCACGAAGTGTAGACTAAAAAAAGATTAAGTGTCAAACCTGGCCGGCGTATCTCATTCCATTGGCCTTTAAATCATCTATGGCTGCTCTTCAGATACGCTCTCCTCTAAACTGAAGCTGTGCAGCctgtaaaaaaagttttaaaaaaagctaagaagatGCTCAAATGTACAGAACTAAAAACAAAGCCTCTATTAACTCAATAGTGTAATGATTCTAACCTCATTCTAACCATCTCCACTGAAAGAAGCACCATCACAGTAACAAAGCTTAACTCTATTCCAATTGAAAAAGTCTACAAAAAATCAAGCACACGGCAATGAGGATTAATGATTCTCAAAATTACTGATATGGTCACATGAACAAAATTTTAGAGACAACCTGGATTTTCTTGAGCTTTATCACTTAATATTCCTGTAAACTGAACCTCTTTCTCCATGTAGTTAGATGATCCATGATAGAGACACAGTTCACCTGCGTAAGCAAATCAAAGCATATAAAAAAACTGATACAATACAAACCTACTTTTGATTAAGAGGAAGCTTCCCTTCAGTGTTGAGCTTCTTCAGGAGATAAGCAAGGGCTTGTCCTTTTTCACTTTTTGAACCTTACTCTTGTCAATGAAAAAGCTAACCTCGTTTGGTCTCTGGTCACACTCTCTCTGCATCAAGTGATTGAACTTTGGTCACTTAACATAGAGTATATAGCAATTTATACATAGTGGTTGCAACAGGCTTTTACGGATCAGAGGATCCAAGCTCCGGCTCTCCGGATTCCGATCCTGAATCCGAAACCGGTCCTTGATTCTCAATCGGATCTAACGTACAGATTCAATAGCGGCATCGATCTTGACCTTAGATCGCTTGGTGGGGCATGTAGACGAAGAAGACGGTTCagaggatgaggaagaagaacatAGACGCTTGGAAGTGGAAGAGCTGCGTCTTGTCTCCGGCGGAGAAgaatagagaaaagaaagaaaaaaataaaaataaaagacataTCTTGTTTGGATGACACGTGGTATAAAACCACACTAAGGATCGGTCACCAAAATCCTTTCTTAAGGATcgattatctaaaattaatttagttttcatttaattaaatgattCATTTACTTTAAAAACCCCTAAAAACCTAGATAATCATGGCCTTAGATTCTATATGCACAGCAGTGCACTAACATATGTTATTCGGTTATATATACCTCTAAAATCTGGCAAAATATTATGTTAGTTATAATGAATGGTCTATTAAGTCTTCTCGAAGATACCCGAGGAATATTTTTTAGCAATTCATTTATTATGTTATGGGTTTAGTTTAGAAACAATATTGTATTTGTAAAGATGTATTGCTATATTATCTTAGCTTATGAGTATTGACTGTTGAGAATCGAAAGTAATGTTAGTTTAAGTTGTTTAACACACATTAGAGACCgaggaaaaatcaaagttttgAATTCAAAAGCTTAGTGAATCTTATCTACGAAACAAAAGTAAATGTCAATTaacaaaaaagatttcaaaaaatgtCTTCTCCCCGTGCGAACCCCTGGTTCCCCGAGAGGAGATGTGATTCCGGCTTGAATCCTGGTGAATCTCCGGTTCATCACCCCCCCCAGACCCGCCTGACCCGCCAGACCACGCCACCCTCATCACTTCCCCCCTCTTCCTTCTTCCTCCCCTGCTTCTTCTCTGACTTCTGCCTTccctgcaaagaagaaagcagACATTACTATTTTGAGCCAAGAAACTCCAATTAAGACTCCTTTTGGCTTAGAAAACCCCACCAACCTACTACTGAAACAACTACCAAAGATTATGATAGtttcaaatccagatctgaggAAAACACTACCCGAAACAGTTCAAAAACCCCAAAATTTCACTATTCACCCACCAAAATCCTCCTCTCCCTCCATACTAATCCAGCTTCTTCCCGAACTATAACAATGATTCTCCCTCTAACCTACCTATCCTTGACACCCCTCCCCCCGTTACTAACCCAAAAGCCACTCCCCCAGTTGGATCCCAACAACCTCCCTTCCCTAACGCCAAAAGAAACCACTACCCTCTGGTCTTCCTAAGACTTGGGCGCAGAAAACATAGCTCTCAGTTGATAGATCTCTCAATAGACTAGCTCCTACATCTATCTCTCCAGAGGGAAACCTCGTGTTGCAGTCCCTGATGTGGTGTTCCAGAGAGGAGCAGAGCTTCACAAAGAGTACTTGATTGGAACATTCCTTGGCAAAATACCTGATTATGGATCAATTCAAGTGTTCTGAACTTCATGTGGGGAAAAGGTGTGAAACTGGAAATTTACATGCAACCCTTGAAGAGGTCTTTCCTTGTCTGTATTCCCAATGAATTTATCAGAACTAAAGCTCTGGAAAAGCGATTGTGGTATGTTGGCTCCTCGATGTTCCATGTCTCACAATGGGGATCATCTACTACTTCTGTCATCCAAGAGATAAAGTCTATCCCCCTATGGGCTTATCTCTCAGGTGTTCCGTTTGATCTCCGAACCAAAGAAGGCCTCAGCCTAGCAGCAAGATTAGTTGGTGAGCCTATTGAAACTGATGACTACACCAAGAACCTCACTGATCTCAATATAGCTCATGTGAAAGTTGAAGCTGATCTCACTAAGCCTCTGCCTTCATCTGGTGAACTTCTGCGACAGAACGAAGAGACAATTCCAATAGAAATAATGTATCCATGGGTTCCTCCATTTTGCACTCAATGCAGTCGAATTGAACATGTGAAAAAGACTGCATCTACCCTGCTAATCCTAGTGAACAAGAGGTCTCTCGGAGCATCAAAGCGTACGCAGGTAGCTGTTCCTGATCCTCCTGACTCTGATGAATCCCTTGATGCTACTATGACTGAACAAGCTGAGCCTAGCTTAACAGCTATGGTTTCTCTGTCCCGGACCTGCCTGATCATGATGAAGAGGTAACTCATCTCGATGAAACTGTTCCTGCTGTTGACATGTCCATTGACACCCATCTCTTCCTCCCCTTATCACCGCCCATGACACTTTAGCCTCTATTCCCATCTCCTCAAACCCTTCTCTGTATTGTCCCCTTCCTCTCCTGAAGCTAACCAAACTATCCAGTTCTCCTCCTCTTCCCAAAGCTTCACTTGTCTTCGCATTCCTGCCACATATGCCCCAACTTTTGGTTCCTACATTACCACTAAACAAGCTGCGGCTTTTAACGCCCCTTCCATCACCTTGCCTCCTCAATTTACTGTACCTTCTCGCCCTCCCCCTTTTCCCCGGCCACAAAAACCACCCGTCCTATCAGCCAACCATCAAATCTATCTGACCCCTCTATTACCCACCCAAAGGACCCACACCCGGTGGCACTCCTTCCACAACCCTTAATATGTGTACACAAACATTTTTTTGGAATGTCCGCGGACTAAATGAAGCAGATAAGCACACCCCTTTTGCTCAATGGCTAAACTATAATAAGTCTCATTTTGGTGCTGTTTTGGAAACACATATTAAAGAACCTATGCTCAACCCAATAATGTCGAAAGTCTTTCCTCGATGGCAGTTCTTATCCAACCATCAATCTGATCCTGATGGAAGGATTATTTTCTTATGGAGACACCTAGCTTCTGTTAAATTCGTGTCGCAATCCCGCCAGTCTCTCACCACTGAGGTTACTCTACCTAATCATCCCCCTATTACCATTACTTCTATCTATGCGTCCAACCTAGCTGAGGAAAGGATTGATCTTTGGGCTGAGTTGATAATACCCAGCATCAACTATCTTTGCATCTGAAACCTTGGCTTGTAGCGGGATATTTTAATCAAATCACCCACCCATCTGAACATTCATCTCCTACTGTCGTCCGCGCTCTCATCAAGCATGATACACTTCAGAGACACTCTCTTGCAGCTGGGTCTTTTGATCTTCGTTACCAGGGTATCTTCAATACATGGTCTAATAACAGCCAGTCTCCTTCGTTACCAGGGTATCTTCAATACATGGTCTAATAACAGCCAGTCTCCCTCATCACCAAAAACTAGACTGTGCCTTGGTTAACTATGAGTGGATCTCTGCCTTTCCAAGCAGCTCTGCAATATTTCTTCCCCCAAAATTCTCACAACCTCCAAACTCCCCTCCCAATTGCGGTACCAAACCTTTCAAATTCTTCAATTACCTAACCCACACCCTCTGTTCCTAACCACTGTGAATGACGCCTGGATTCTTGCCGGAATCTTTTCATCAACTCTTGCGGATCTCAGCTGGAAACTCAAATCACTAAAGAGTGTACTTAAAAATCTAAATAGAGaataacttttcaaaaattcaagagagagtGATTTCTGCTAACTGTTTGTTTAAGGATGTGCAGGTAAGAGCTCTGCAGGACCCAACTGCGGTCAACTTTGAGAGGAGAAACATGCACGATAAATGGATGTTTCTGCAAGGAATCGAAGAGCATCGACAGCGATCTCGCTGAAGGTTAATCTGGCTAGGAGAGGTCCTTCAAACCTCCTACTTTCGCGGTGGGGAGTATCGTGCTGCGCTTATTACAATGTCGTCATTTCTGAATAATCGTTAATAGAGAAGTTTCAGCAATTCGAATTCAGGTTAAAATCTTCAATCTACTTTGTGCCCTAGTTTGCCTGCCATTATTCATTCCTTCTCTGTCTGATCTCTCTGATCCGTATGGAATCAGCATTAATGTCAAATCAGTGGCCCCTGATTGCCTTCTGTCTATCGTCTCTGTCAGTCGCTCATCCTATCGATGCTCACCTGAACTGCTTGTCCTTGTCATCTATCCCAGATGCTCCACTATTACAAAAACGATCCTGAAACTCAATCCAAACAAGTCGTCAGGTCCAGATGGTTGACCTCAGGCTTCTTAAGGGTGCTTGGAGTATTTTAGGTGAAGAGGTTGTCTGCTCAATCTAACGCTTCTTTCTCACAGGTTTCATGTCATCTGCAGTGACTCAACAATCCTCACTATGGTACCTAAACATCCAGGAGCTTCGGCAGTTGAGACTACTAAATGCCAATCTCATGCTGTTCAACTCTCTATACAAAGCTGTCTCTAAAATATTAGTTCCAAGCTAAGAGCCGCTGCTGCCTGATCTTATTCTCCCTAATCAGACGGCATTTGTGAAGGACGGCTTCTGGTGGAGAACACAGTCCCTGCAACAGAGCTGGTAAATGGATATCACAAATCAGTGGGGCCGAAGAAAGTAGTTATCAAGGTTGATATCGTGAAAGCCTTTGACACTATCAGCTGGACCTTTGTGTTAAACTGCTTATCAGGAATAGGAGTGCCCCCATCATATATCAGACTGGTTGAAGCGTCCATCACTACAACCTCATTTACCGTGGGCTACAATGGACAAGTTCATGGCTATTTCAAAGGGAAGAGAGGCCTCCGTCAAGGAGACCCTCTCAGTCCGTACCTTTTTGTAATAGCTATGAACTGCCTCTCTATGTTTTGGACAAGGGAGCTGAAGAAGGAAGGTTCAGTATCATGATAAATGCGCTCCTACAAAATTAATGCATCTGTGCTTCTCTAGCGACTTGCTTATCTTCACAGATGAGGAGCTGAAATCTCGGTTAAAGGAGTCCTGGAGATCCTCGAACATTTCAAGTCTAAATCAGGACTAGCAGTAAGCATCCAGAAAACAGCATTTTACTCCTCTGGCCTTTCATCCCATGAGATAAACATGATCAGTTCTTCTACTGGCCTAACTCATGGTTCCCTACCTATCTGTTACCTAGGTGTCCcactaaactctaaaaactTTCCCTACTTAACTGTGAACCCCTTCTAAACCAAGTAAAGAGTAAGGTTAATACCTGGAGCGCCCAGTCACTCTCGTTTGCAGGGAGACTACTTCTGGTGAACACGGTCATTGCAGGTATCACGAACTTCTGGTGCACCACATTTGTTATTCCGAAAGCCTGCACTAAGAAAATCAATGCAATATGCGGAGCCTATCTTTGGAAAGAAAATCAGATGGAAATCATAACGGCTAGAGTTTCTTGGGAAACAATTACTTTGGCAAAAGGAAGGCGGTTTTGAACTGTAGGGACCTGGTGGCTTGGAACAAGGCGTGCATTCTCAAACTAATCTGGATCCTATTCTGTAACTCTGGCTCTCTTTGGGTGGCTTGGTACAAAAGTAAGTGCTTGATGGGTCATTAAGCAATTTCTGGACCAAGAAACCAAGTCAGAAACATTCTTGGTTGGCTAATAAGCTACTACGAATCAGAGACATTGCCTACCCTGTGGTGAAAGTCAAGCTTGGAATGGAGCGAGAACCCGCTTTTGGACAGACAATTGGATTCCCTTTGGTAGTCTAGAAGCTTTCCTCTCACCGGTGATATCTAGAAGAATGGGTGTCCCCTGCAAATGCGATGGTAAAGGACATCAACGCAAATGGCAACTGGAATATCAGATCACTGAGAACGGACAATCTGGTTATATTCCAGACTTATCTCACAGGAATCTTTCttactgaagaagaagacactTACGAATGGGAGGTAGACGGGTGGTCTGGAAAGATTACAGCACCAGTGCTATACAAACAGCTGAAGCATCACGCTCCTCTGGTGCCTTGGTTTGATATTATCTGGTGTAAAGGTGGAATTCCTAACATAACTTCCTCTCTTGGCTCTTTGTTCTTAACAGATGTCCAACTAGAGACCGATTACTCAATGGGGGCTCACTACGGATCCTGCTTGTTTACTCTGCAATGCTGCGCCGGAATCGCACGATCACCTCTTCTTCTTATGTCCCTATAGTTGGGAAATTTGGTCAGCAACTACAACTAGATGTCAAGTCCACACACCAAGAGTTATCAGAGCACCATAGATTACCTCATCAACTTGCGTCTACCAAAGCCTCACAAAAAACTTCTTCTGATTGCTTGGCAATGTGTGATTTATCTGTTGTGGACAGAACGCAACTCAAGATTATATAGAAGAAGCTTCAGGTCTCCGCAATCACTTCTCACGACCCTAGACCTCACCGTTCGCAACAGATGCTCTAATCTGCGATCTCAGAACCCCTACTTCTTCATCCATGATTCAATTGTGGTTTCGATGATCGGGTTGATCTCCGTCAACTGCATGACTCCTCACTGGCTCCTTCACATTATCATTACGTTGGGCTTCTAATTATTAGGTTTAAAACTAAGTTGGGTTATTATGTGGAGCTCTTGTAGTATCCATAAAACTAACTGAGGCCCAAAAGCctgtatcttttttttaatgcattttaatagaaaaccttttttcaaaaaaaaaacaaatgtaaatGTCAAAAAGTCAAATTAGTCAGAGAAACTTTATTAAGACCATGTTTATTATCGGTAAAACCAAATgggtttctaaatttttattttttttgtcttatctgatttaaaaaaaaaaattaattaaaaacgagcgaatcgcgggccgccacgtatcGATGGTGGGGCCGCGAAAAATGCAATAACCCCGGATTATCGATCCTTATTTCATATCTTTTTTACCGATTTTTGTCTCTCGGTGGGGACCCCGCGTTAAAACCCGTTTTATAACCCTCCGATAAACGTGctctaaacattttttttaatttatttgtttttggttttaatgTTACTTAATTTTTagcttaattttattatataggtATGTTGGTTGAATTTTTAGGACTTGTCTGATTGTATATATTTgcttaaaatttaaacatatacaCAAAAATCGAGTATATGAAATTAATGCCCAAGTCGAAAGATTAGATGGatatataaaagttatttttcattatttaaaagATTTACGCGGTAAGGAAGCATGGTTGGTGTGTCTTGTACTCTTTAATTAACATTCGAAATTATTCTTAATATCTAGTTACTCATATTTTTAATACTGATTTAGACTGCTTTAGAGGAAAAAACAAGTTTCTAAAAGAGGATAAGAAGTTTCTTGGAAGTGGCAAATTGGTAAAATTAAGATAGAATGCGATGACGATGGTAGGTGATACAATAAAACTGAACATTTCCTAccgtcaagttaacagtggtaattaTAGTATTTAAGATTTAATCCAAATGACCAGTCTACACTTTATTCTTATGAGTTTTCAACTTAGCTAAAAACTAAAggtggggttttgatttaggtGGTGACGTGCAAGGAAAGTAAATGATTGCAAAAAGTAAATTCAATATTAAAAAAGCCAGTCTAAGGTTTCTCATCGGTGTTGATGCTAAACCAAACATTTATTCAAGCGCAATGTAGCACAATCTAGAACACGGATCACTCGAGTAAAACAGCTCACTATCGTGGGCTGCCCCCTTTTGCGGTTTGACCTTGacacctaaactctcgtttggatcgaGGATCGACTACAAacaatagagatcaagtccgctAGGTCACCGAGCacctaatatctacttttgcTGACTATAGACACTCGGCTCATTCACCCAATATCAAGCTATTTAACTACACGTTAATGAGCAATTAAACTAAGATCTAGCAGTAAGTGATCAGGTTAAAGTTAGCGTTAAGAACATGGATGAATAAAGACACAGTATGATCGCTTATTTATGTTTAGCTTTTTACGACCAACACCCAAGAACCCTAGACAAGCTATCCGACTACTCAACCATTAACAAGATGAACTAGACATAATAACTGAATGATTTGCATATAATTCCAAAGAGAAATCAATAGgtttcaggatgatcttctcgGTGAGAAGAGGAGCCGTCCCTTACAATAACAAAATCCAATAATGAGTCTTAGTCTTTTGCAAAACTAGCGTAAAAGAGATAAGATAGGGATggctttttatatggaggcgccatCGACTTTAGAGGAGGGAGTGAGTGATTAGGGAAATCTTTGAAAGATATGAAAACTTCTATAAATGTCGGGAACAATCGCCTGGCTGCTCCTAGTGGATCAACCGCCAGACTGCTCCGCATGACTGTTCCACTGGGAGACTCcaat comes from Brassica napus cultivar Da-Ae unplaced genomic scaffold, Da-Ae ScsIHWf_2434;HRSCAF=3145, whole genome shotgun sequence and encodes:
- the LOC125601088 gene encoding uncharacterized protein LOC125601088 is translated as MWGKGVKLEIYMQPLKRSFLVCIPNEFIRTKALEKRLWYVGSSMFHVSQWGSSTTSVIQEIKSIPLWAYLSGVPFDLRTKEGLSLAARLVGEPIETDDYTKNLTDLNIAHVKVEADLTKPLPSSGELLRQNEETIPIEIMYPWVPPFCTQCSRIEHVKKTASTLLILVNKRSLGASKRTQVAVPDPPDSDESLDATMTEQAEPSLTAMVSLSRTCLIMMKR